The Saprospiraceae bacterium genome includes a window with the following:
- a CDS encoding methyltransferase domain-containing protein: MHDADQNLQCPLCLDTDVEKTAFSFKIRHYYFCRNCNLVYADRLTLPDAKDEIERYKFHQNSEKDDGYLTFLEKAITPLLDRISPYDVGLDYGCGPSKTTSELLARENILCDVYDPFFYPQIPKTEYDFIISTEVFEHFHQPYSDIKKMISLLKPGGYLGVMTEFWQDMDKFADWYYIRDHTHVCFYHFDTMKYIEKSHSLKMKYTDGKRVVIFQKL, from the coding sequence ATGCATGATGCTGACCAGAATCTCCAATGTCCACTTTGTTTAGATACTGATGTTGAAAAAACAGCATTTAGTTTCAAAATCAGGCACTATTATTTTTGCAGGAACTGCAATTTAGTTTATGCAGATCGTCTGACTTTACCGGATGCAAAAGATGAAATAGAAAGATATAAATTTCATCAGAATAGTGAAAAAGATGATGGTTACCTTACTTTTTTGGAAAAAGCAATCACACCTTTGTTAGACCGGATCAGCCCGTATGATGTAGGCCTGGACTATGGATGCGGACCATCTAAGACAACAAGTGAGCTTCTGGCTCGGGAAAATATTCTATGCGACGTGTATGACCCCTTTTTTTATCCACAAATTCCTAAAACTGAATATGATTTTATCATTTCAACGGAGGTGTTTGAACATTTTCATCAACCGTATTCCGATATAAAAAAAATGATCTCGCTATTAAAACCAGGAGGGTATCTTGGCGTTATGACAGAATTTTGGCAGGATATGGATAAATTTGCAGACTGGTATTACATAAGAGATCATACTCACGTTTGCTTTTACCACTTTGATACTATGAAGTATATAGAAAAGTCACATTCACTAAAAATGAAATACACAGACGGTAAAAGAGTAGTCATCTTTCAAAAGCTGTAA
- a CDS encoding biopolymer transporter ExbD, with the protein MAVKSRSKVSAQFNMSSLTDIIFLLLIFFMLTSSIVTPNALNLQLPGKKTSPPPPKAKNKVIAISTDGNYSLNGAPISFEGIKRQMESLKRIDKEKAAIVVSPAAKASNETVVAVLDLAYKMEVRAVLTEPSGFTQKN; encoded by the coding sequence ATGGCTGTAAAATCAAGAAGTAAAGTCAGTGCACAGTTCAATATGTCTTCATTAACAGACATTATTTTTCTGCTGTTGATATTCTTTATGTTAACATCATCTATTGTCACTCCCAATGCATTAAATCTTCAGCTCCCTGGCAAAAAAACCAGTCCACCACCACCTAAAGCAAAAAATAAAGTGATCGCTATAAGTACGGATGGGAATTATTCATTAAATGGGGCACCTATCAGTTTTGAAGGTATAAAAAGACAAATGGAATCTCTAAAAAGGATCGATAAAGAAAAGGCTGCGATCGTAGTATCGCCAGCAGCAAAAGCCAGCAATGAAACTGTCGTAGCCGTACTGGATTTAGCTTACAAAATGGAAGTAAGGGCCGTGTTAACAGAGCCAAGTGGGTTCACACAAAAAAATTGA
- a CDS encoding biopolymer transporter ExbD, translating to MAVKKRSKISAEFNMSSLTDIIFLLLIFFMLTSNAVQISVQLPKSDSTAVAPTNLPIMMLVDGTITIAGKASSISDMEKDVALAVRETENKENATLTIISEVGVPWENVHKAMAIASGLKIKAIIATQPSHKN from the coding sequence ATGGCAGTAAAGAAAAGAAGTAAAATATCAGCAGAATTTAATATGTCGTCCTTAACTGACATTATATTCTTATTGTTGATATTTTTTATGCTGACATCTAATGCGGTTCAAATCTCTGTCCAACTGCCTAAATCAGACTCAACTGCCGTTGCACCCACAAATCTGCCGATCATGATGCTGGTAGATGGTACCATCACCATTGCTGGCAAGGCATCTTCCATCTCTGATATGGAGAAAGATGTGGCACTGGCAGTAAGAGAAACTGAAAATAAGGAAAACGCTACACTCACTATCATTTCTGAAGTCGGAGTACCATGGGAAAATGTACACAAAGCTATGGCCATTGCCAGCGGACTCAAAATCAAAGCTATCATTGCGACTCAACCTAGTCATAAAAATTAA
- a CDS encoding MotA/TolQ/ExbB proton channel family protein yields MINLGFFLFQAPSTDVTTEVQSQSIVDIILSGGVMGVVIVGILFILSFLALYIFIERWLTIERAGKIDENFINNIRGSVASVNIEGAKALCRATDTPAARMIEKGLLRIGKPLKDIDAAIENVGNLEVFKLEKNLSTLASISGAAPMIGFLGTVTGMILAFYSMSTQQNVTPAVLAAGIYQALITTAFGLVIGIFAFVGYNLLVAKVEKVVFLMEKTTIDFMDLLQEPGH; encoded by the coding sequence ATGATCAACTTAGGTTTCTTTTTATTTCAAGCTCCATCAACAGACGTCACTACTGAGGTCCAATCCCAAAGCATTGTAGATATCATCCTTTCTGGTGGTGTTATGGGAGTGGTAATTGTGGGTATTTTATTTATACTTTCATTTCTCGCATTGTATATTTTTATTGAAAGATGGCTTACAATCGAGAGAGCGGGCAAAATCGATGAAAATTTTATTAACAACATAAGAGGGTCAGTAGCATCAGTAAATATCGAAGGAGCAAAGGCATTGTGTCGAGCTACAGATACTCCTGCCGCCAGGATGATTGAAAAAGGATTGTTAAGAATCGGAAAGCCGTTAAAAGACATTGATGCGGCTATTGAAAACGTAGGCAATCTGGAGGTATTTAAGTTGGAAAAAAATCTATCAACGCTTGCCAGTATTTCAGGAGCTGCACCAATGATTGGTTTTCTGGGAACTGTTACAGGTATGATACTGGCTTTCTACAGTATGTCCACGCAACAAAATGTAACTCCTGCAGTACTGGCGGCTGGTATTTATCAGGCACTCATCACTACTGCATTTGGATTAGTGATCGGTATATTTGCATTTGTTGGATATAATTTGTTGGTGGCCAAAGTTGAAAAAGTAGTATTCCTCATGGAAAAAACTACTATCGACTTTATGGACCTATTACAAGAACCCGGGCACTAA
- a CDS encoding gliding motility-associated C-terminal domain-containing protein: MSRVFIFIVSIVLLTTVNTTSLLSQCNFSSGPLGELCSTAYYMCGNEINNYKGRLNDYRSVSQPWGALCNNTGNFDNVQWFSFTPCSKLVTIEISITNCTTTSSGNNGVQAGLYIGCKSSLSVDCSKSPGPGEPGLKGTFRVSSDKFIPGEPGFIFIDGHGGSVCNYAFKVIEGIDTSKVQPIDASLLKKGGISGPNVVQCSDLNSELNYYLTPPETQFALPSSCGNLTSQTPVEDRICFSWQVIPLEGRSFLWDDSTGLDTKIKFSKPGTYTISVSTSFHPFYGGTCANAAAGEILTWTVTVNPPDTTALPLISICPNTSYIYQGIQVSRDTTLFDSTDPCRVKSQAFKVERNKENLIAKQLVCPGEAFRFQGKDYFKGTFEVVDITDCALVHKFIVDEKSVIEIDGGTKFICSGQSYHFQGKSYIAGSHIVKDAAKCDVIHKFNVDTIRISLGMFIDNNILNCNIKSINARVLSSTNAPDPLTFIWKNAANNNTVSQTTQGSITLPGTYIVTGSYQANGSSCTASTSFTISSDQKLPQITASIPSVRCINANEKYPDILVASSTPLASSEWILPTGQKLQGFRATADSINVTTGKPFQFKAIGLNGCQTDTSFIVPYNFNKAAITLTGDMLTCYRPKDTILLTTNLTVDSVRWYKVLPDQAFYGSYPAKLFLEVDEVGVYKAEVMASASKCWSFEQINISENKIKPDVSLKDDIKWHCNTTSVDIEPQVSLNSNLIYTWSTVDGTISSNHKDKKLKASSVGTYSLNVLDSKNGCQKSGDIKIINDPEIPKDILLDVKDISCYGQKNGQAIVTSVKGGYGPYIYNLNQKAAGVQNINLDKGEYTIEVRDKFDCAHKKTFSIAEPKLFTVETPLEVTIAFNGSADLTFTSNYPDDEIDEIVWKNSKGTVLGNDFELVFNSLKNDIIVLEVTTIHGCVATTRIIVTVENELNFFIPNIFSPNNDGINDRLTMFKNLIPITFNQYAIFDRYGNKVYQTTSQHFNEPNEGWDGQVQGRPVETGVYILIIDYVDWEGNRQIFKKDITVVR, translated from the coding sequence GTGAGCCGAGTATTTATTTTTATTGTTTCCATTGTTTTACTTACAACAGTAAACACTACATCCCTATTGAGTCAATGTAATTTTTCCAGCGGCCCATTGGGAGAGCTATGTAGCACAGCGTATTATATGTGTGGAAATGAAATTAATAATTATAAAGGCAGACTTAATGATTATAGATCTGTTTCACAACCATGGGGTGCACTTTGTAATAATACTGGTAATTTTGATAATGTTCAGTGGTTTTCATTTACTCCATGTAGTAAATTAGTTACTATAGAAATTTCTATTACAAACTGTACGACAACTTCAAGCGGTAATAATGGTGTACAAGCGGGTTTGTACATTGGATGTAAGAGCAGTTTGTCTGTCGATTGCTCAAAGTCGCCCGGACCTGGAGAACCAGGACTGAAAGGAACTTTTAGAGTATCGTCAGATAAGTTTATTCCTGGCGAACCAGGATTTATTTTTATCGATGGACATGGGGGCTCTGTATGTAATTATGCCTTTAAAGTAATCGAAGGGATTGATACTTCTAAAGTCCAACCTATCGATGCATCACTATTAAAAAAAGGAGGAATTTCTGGCCCAAATGTAGTACAGTGCAGTGATTTAAATAGTGAATTAAACTATTATCTTACTCCTCCTGAAACGCAATTTGCGTTACCATCATCGTGCGGAAACTTAACTTCTCAAACACCTGTTGAAGACAGAATATGTTTTAGTTGGCAGGTAATACCTTTGGAAGGAAGAAGTTTTTTATGGGATGATAGTACCGGATTAGACACTAAAATTAAATTCTCAAAGCCAGGAACCTATACCATTTCAGTATCTACTTCATTTCATCCTTTCTATGGTGGGACTTGTGCTAACGCAGCCGCTGGGGAAATTTTAACCTGGACCGTTACGGTTAATCCTCCGGATACAACAGCCCTACCTCTTATTTCTATTTGTCCCAATACATCATATATATATCAGGGTATTCAGGTCAGTCGGGATACCACACTTTTTGATAGCACTGACCCTTGCAGGGTAAAATCACAAGCATTTAAAGTAGAAAGAAATAAGGAAAATCTAATCGCTAAACAATTAGTATGTCCGGGCGAAGCATTCAGGTTTCAGGGTAAAGATTATTTTAAAGGAACATTTGAAGTCGTCGACATAACAGACTGTGCATTAGTACATAAATTTATCGTGGACGAAAAGTCCGTCATTGAAATAGACGGTGGAACTAAATTTATTTGCTCAGGTCAATCCTATCACTTTCAAGGCAAATCTTATATTGCAGGAAGTCACATCGTAAAAGATGCTGCCAAATGTGATGTTATACATAAGTTTAACGTTGATACTATCAGAATTTCTCTTGGTATGTTTATAGATAACAACATACTTAACTGCAATATTAAGTCTATAAATGCACGAGTTCTATCTAGTACCAATGCTCCAGATCCGTTGACATTTATCTGGAAAAATGCAGCAAACAACAATACGGTGAGCCAAACTACACAGGGTTCCATAACTTTGCCTGGAACATACATTGTCACAGGATCATATCAAGCAAATGGGTCATCATGCACAGCTTCTACAAGTTTTACAATCTCATCAGATCAGAAACTGCCACAAATCACTGCTTCAATACCATCAGTAAGGTGTATCAATGCTAATGAAAAATATCCTGATATCCTTGTAGCTTCTTCAACTCCTCTCGCGTCTTCAGAGTGGATCTTGCCGACAGGACAAAAGCTTCAGGGATTTAGGGCAACAGCAGATTCCATCAATGTAACAACAGGAAAACCTTTTCAATTTAAAGCGATCGGACTGAATGGCTGTCAAACAGACACATCATTTATAGTACCTTATAATTTTAACAAAGCAGCCATTACCCTCACAGGAGATATGCTTACTTGTTACCGACCCAAAGATACCATATTACTTACCACCAATCTGACAGTAGATTCCGTCAGGTGGTACAAAGTACTACCTGATCAGGCATTCTATGGTTCATACCCTGCTAAGCTGTTCCTTGAAGTAGATGAAGTTGGCGTATACAAAGCGGAAGTGATGGCATCTGCAAGTAAATGCTGGAGTTTTGAGCAGATAAATATAAGTGAAAATAAAATAAAACCTGATGTATCTTTAAAGGATGATATCAAATGGCATTGTAATACAACATCGGTTGATATTGAGCCTCAAGTTTCATTGAACTCAAATCTCATTTACACGTGGAGTACGGTCGATGGTACCATTTCAAGTAATCATAAAGATAAAAAGCTAAAAGCATCTTCCGTTGGTACATATTCCTTAAACGTGCTGGACTCCAAAAATGGATGTCAAAAATCAGGTGATATCAAAATTATCAATGACCCAGAAATACCAAAGGACATATTATTGGATGTTAAAGATATATCTTGTTATGGCCAAAAAAATGGCCAGGCTATCGTTACTTCAGTCAAAGGAGGATATGGTCCTTATATCTATAATTTAAATCAAAAAGCGGCAGGAGTTCAGAATATCAATCTGGATAAAGGAGAATACACCATCGAAGTAAGAGATAAATTTGATTGCGCGCACAAAAAGACGTTTAGCATTGCGGAACCAAAATTATTTACTGTAGAAACACCTTTAGAAGTAACTATTGCTTTTAATGGTAGTGCTGATCTTACTTTCACTTCCAACTATCCTGATGACGAAATTGATGAAATAGTTTGGAAAAACAGTAAAGGTACAGTTTTAGGTAATGATTTTGAATTAGTTTTTAATTCATTGAAAAACGATATTATTGTACTCGAAGTTACTACAATACATGGTTGTGTGGCAACAACACGGATTATTGTTACAGTAGAAAATGAATTAAATTTCTTTATACCAAACATTTTTTCTCCCAACAATGATGGCATTAATGATCGGTTGACCATGTTCAAAAACCTGATTCCTATTACCTTCAACCAATATGCGATATTTGACCGATATGGCAATAAAGTTTATCAAACTACTTCCCAGCATTTTAATGAACCAAATGAAGGTTGGGATGGCCAGGTGCAAGGCAGGCCAGTTGAAACAGGAGTCTATATTTTGATTATTGATTATGTAGATTGGGAAGGAAACAGGCAGATTTTCAAAAAAGACATCACTGTAGTCCGTTAA
- a CDS encoding CoA-binding protein produces MNSKNKKTLVLGGSENPERYSNMAIRLLRKNEIEVVSVGRKKGKVLDVEIMNTPEAFEEIHTITLYVGTKNQNPYFDYILGLKPKRIIFNPGTENDTLRSLAESEGIETEEACTLVLLNLRQY; encoded by the coding sequence ATGAACAGCAAAAATAAAAAAACCTTAGTGCTTGGTGGATCTGAAAATCCCGAAAGATATTCCAATATGGCTATCAGATTACTCCGTAAAAACGAAATTGAAGTAGTTTCTGTAGGACGTAAAAAAGGAAAGGTTTTGGACGTAGAAATTATGAATACTCCTGAAGCTTTTGAAGAAATACATACAATCACCCTTTATGTCGGCACCAAAAACCAAAATCCATATTTTGACTATATACTTGGGCTTAAGCCTAAAAGAATTATATTCAATCCCGGTACCGAAAATGATACACTAAGATCTCTGGCTGAATCTGAAGGAATAGAGACTGAAGAGGCTTGTACTTTAGTGCTACTCAATCTACGGCAATATTGA
- the mfd gene encoding transcription-repair coupling factor — protein MSNIDVLSGLYAKDRSVAEINTLTSGEIAEKIQLDGLLGASDCFILAGCFLNSRKPQIYIASDKEEAAYILNTLQAILENKTIHFFPDSFKRPLQYDELDKNNVLLRTEAINKIHLVKGKSQILVTYPEAIFEKAVDPAILDKDKIEVNKNADLDVNTMIELLVMYGFERVEFVYQPGQFSIRGGIIDIFSYGNEWPYRIELFDTEVESIRTFNPINQLSVSNISQVSIIPNINNKFKQDQKVSIFSVFSKETNIWIKEPDLLIEKLQICFEKAESYASSMTVKSEEELREIFNERAFIYPTSIVERLSEFNLLLLAKTRLFKTSNVITRKTSAQPAFNKNFDLLIENLKLNTRDAYTNFIFTDNIKQIERFYNIFEDMGVQVQFHPLHKSLHSGFIDHQLKIACYTDHQIFERFHRYKLRQGFTEDMAISLKMLKDLQAGDYVTHIDHGIGRYSGLETIEINGHKQETVRLIYQNNDILYVGINSLHKISRYVGKDGTEPKLNKIGGDAWKALKRKTKAKVKDIAKELIKLYAQRRASKGFSFPPDGYLQTELEASFIYEDTPDQITSTQDVKADMEKDYPMDRLICGDVGFGKTEVAIRAAYKAVVAGKQVAILVPTTILALQHYKTFSERLKNFGATVDYINRFRSTKDKNQIIEDTESGKIDILIGTHAILGKNIKFKDLGLLIIDEEQKFGVASKEKLRSLQVNVDTLTLTATPIPRTLQFSLMAARDLSIIRTPPPNRQPIYTERRVFSDELIKDAIYYEVQRGGQIFFVHNRVKSLNEVADLIKNLCPDVSIAVAHGQMEAHDLETTLIDFIDGKFDVLVCTNIIETGLDIPNANTMIINNAHQFGMSDLHQLRGRVGRSNKRAFCYLFAPPLSVLTPEAKKRIKTLEEFSDLGSGFQIAMKDMDIRGAGNLLGAEQSGFIADIGYETYQKILEEAVIELKETDFKDLFEEENAKKQLFVREVDIDTDIEMLIPDFYVSNIQERLLLYTELDKLENEEGIEKFGQMLKDRFGSIPPQVFELFDGLRLRVLAKKLGFERIIHKNRKMNCYFISNAQSIYFESDVFHGILKYVSTDGQKLGFNMKQTSNYLIMTKENVKTLKDAKTLLSQIVENVVN, from the coding sequence GTGAGTAACATCGACGTATTAAGTGGTCTTTATGCTAAAGATCGAAGTGTAGCTGAGATCAATACATTGACTTCCGGGGAAATTGCTGAAAAAATTCAACTTGACGGACTTTTAGGAGCTTCGGATTGTTTTATTCTTGCAGGGTGTTTCTTAAATTCCCGAAAGCCCCAGATCTATATTGCTTCCGATAAAGAAGAAGCGGCATATATATTAAACACACTACAGGCAATTCTGGAAAATAAAACCATACATTTTTTTCCCGATTCTTTCAAAAGGCCACTCCAATATGATGAGCTTGATAAAAACAATGTTCTATTAAGAACTGAAGCCATAAATAAAATTCATCTTGTAAAAGGTAAATCTCAGATTTTAGTCACTTATCCTGAAGCTATATTTGAAAAAGCTGTTGATCCTGCCATATTGGATAAAGATAAAATTGAAGTCAATAAAAATGCTGATCTGGATGTCAACACTATGATTGAGTTATTGGTGATGTATGGTTTTGAAAGAGTAGAATTTGTTTATCAACCGGGTCAGTTTTCTATAAGAGGGGGTATTATTGATATATTTAGTTATGGTAATGAATGGCCGTACAGAATTGAACTGTTTGACACGGAAGTAGAAAGCATCCGTACATTCAATCCAATCAATCAGCTATCTGTAAGCAATATAAGCCAGGTATCAATCATACCTAATATCAACAACAAATTTAAACAAGACCAAAAAGTCAGCATTTTCAGCGTATTTTCAAAGGAGACCAATATTTGGATAAAAGAACCTGATTTATTGATTGAGAAACTCCAGATATGTTTTGAAAAAGCAGAAAGTTATGCCAGTAGTATGACGGTAAAGTCAGAAGAAGAACTTCGTGAGATATTTAATGAAAGGGCATTTATCTATCCCACTTCCATTGTGGAAAGACTTTCGGAATTCAATTTGCTATTATTGGCTAAAACAAGACTTTTTAAAACATCCAATGTCATCACACGAAAAACTTCAGCTCAACCAGCATTCAATAAAAACTTTGATTTGCTGATTGAAAACCTTAAACTTAATACACGGGATGCGTACACCAACTTCATATTTACAGACAATATCAAGCAAATCGAGCGATTTTACAATATTTTTGAAGACATGGGTGTACAAGTGCAATTTCACCCACTCCATAAATCTCTTCACAGTGGATTTATAGACCACCAACTGAAAATAGCTTGTTATACAGACCATCAGATATTTGAGAGGTTTCACAGGTACAAGCTCAGACAAGGATTTACGGAAGACATGGCTATCTCACTGAAGATGCTTAAAGATTTGCAAGCTGGGGATTATGTCACCCACATAGATCATGGTATCGGTAGGTACTCTGGCCTCGAAACCATCGAAATTAATGGCCATAAACAGGAAACGGTCAGACTAATTTATCAAAACAATGATATCCTGTATGTAGGTATCAATTCCTTGCACAAAATATCAAGATACGTAGGAAAAGATGGTACTGAACCAAAGCTCAACAAAATCGGTGGAGATGCCTGGAAAGCGCTGAAAAGAAAAACTAAAGCAAAGGTTAAGGATATAGCCAAGGAACTCATCAAGCTCTATGCTCAGCGCAGGGCTTCCAAAGGGTTTTCATTTCCACCTGATGGCTACCTTCAGACCGAATTGGAAGCATCCTTTATATATGAAGATACTCCTGATCAAATTACATCAACTCAGGATGTCAAAGCAGACATGGAAAAGGACTACCCTATGGACCGCCTGATCTGTGGAGATGTAGGCTTTGGGAAAACGGAAGTTGCCATTCGTGCAGCATATAAAGCTGTAGTTGCAGGAAAACAAGTTGCCATACTTGTTCCAACCACTATATTAGCGCTGCAACACTATAAAACTTTCTCAGAGAGGCTGAAGAATTTTGGAGCTACCGTAGACTATATCAACAGATTCAGAAGTACAAAGGACAAAAATCAGATCATTGAAGATACGGAGTCCGGCAAAATTGATATTTTGATAGGCACACATGCCATTTTGGGTAAAAATATAAAATTTAAGGATCTTGGGCTGCTGATTATAGACGAAGAACAAAAATTTGGTGTAGCATCAAAAGAAAAACTCAGAAGCTTGCAGGTCAATGTAGATACGCTTACACTTACAGCGACACCGATACCGAGGACATTACAGTTTTCACTCATGGCTGCACGAGATCTTTCCATTATCAGAACACCACCGCCTAACAGACAACCGATTTATACAGAAAGAAGGGTTTTCAGTGACGAACTCATAAAGGATGCCATATACTATGAAGTACAACGGGGTGGCCAGATATTTTTTGTTCACAACAGGGTGAAAAGTTTGAATGAAGTGGCAGATTTGATTAAAAACCTTTGTCCGGATGTTTCTATCGCAGTAGCTCACGGGCAAATGGAAGCTCATGATTTGGAAACAACTTTGATCGACTTTATCGATGGAAAATTTGATGTATTAGTTTGTACCAATATCATCGAAACAGGATTAGATATCCCCAACGCCAATACCATGATCATCAATAATGCACATCAATTCGGCATGAGTGATTTGCACCAACTAAGAGGTCGTGTAGGCAGGTCCAATAAAAGAGCATTTTGCTATCTGTTTGCACCTCCGCTGTCTGTGCTTACTCCTGAAGCCAAAAAAAGGATAAAAACCCTTGAAGAATTTTCAGATTTGGGTTCGGGCTTTCAGATCGCTATGAAAGATATGGACATAAGGGGAGCCGGAAACCTTTTAGGCGCAGAGCAAAGTGGTTTTATTGCAGATATTGGTTATGAAACATATCAGAAAATCCTAGAAGAAGCTGTAATTGAGCTTAAGGAAACCGATTTTAAGGATTTGTTTGAAGAAGAGAATGCAAAAAAACAATTGTTTGTCAGAGAAGTAGATATCGATACGGACATAGAAATGCTGATTCCGGACTTTTATGTTTCAAATATTCAGGAGCGGTTGTTGCTCTATACAGAACTAGACAAACTGGAAAATGAAGAGGGTATTGAAAAATTCGGACAAATGCTCAAAGACAGGTTTGGAAGTATTCCTCCTCAGGTTTTTGAATTGTTTGATGGTTTAAGGTTACGGGTTCTCGCAAAAAAATTGGGTTTTGAAAGGATAATACATAAGAACCGAAAAATGAATTGCTATTTTATTTCAAATGCTCAATCTATATATTTTGAATCTGATGTCTTCCACGGTATACTCAAATACGTATCCACAGATGGACAAAAACTCGGTTTCAACATGAAACAAACAAGCAACTACCTTATCATGACTAAAGAAAATGTAAAAACCCTGAAAGATGCTAAAACCTTACTAAGTCAAATTGTGGAAAACGTTGTGAATTAA
- a CDS encoding DUF2279 domain-containing protein: MKILHILLIEILTFVPELMKRKVILCCFFYIYLIAPQSGQSFFVPADTLNKTRVYTALGVTGVVSTSFAIGLYNTWYSKFETQPFHFFNDFGEWRHMDKAGHIHTAYFQGYLTYKSARWTGLNKKSSIWTGIVCSTIFQGTVEVFDGYSAKWGFSLSDMTANMAGTSIFALQQYYWNEQKIIIKVSSFPKTYSNVSVISSDGLATTDLNTRANDLFGSGFFEKYLKDYNAQTYWASFNIHALLNTGNKWPKWLNLAIGYGAENLFGGFENSWSKDNKMYTLNTNDFPRHSQFYISPDIDFSKIKTKSPFLKSLFTGLNVFKMPSPAIEFNTQGQVVFHLFK; this comes from the coding sequence TTGAAAATTCTCCACATACTATTAATAGAAATACTTACTTTTGTTCCGGAATTGATGAAAAGAAAAGTAATTTTATGTTGTTTTTTCTATATTTACCTGATTGCCCCACAGTCAGGTCAATCATTTTTTGTTCCTGCTGATACACTGAATAAAACTAGGGTATACACAGCACTTGGCGTAACTGGAGTTGTGAGCACAAGTTTTGCTATTGGCTTATATAATACATGGTACAGCAAATTTGAGACCCAACCTTTTCACTTTTTCAATGATTTTGGAGAGTGGCGGCATATGGACAAGGCAGGCCATATTCACACAGCTTATTTTCAGGGATATCTCACCTACAAAAGTGCCCGATGGACAGGATTAAACAAAAAAAGTAGTATTTGGACAGGTATCGTTTGCAGCACGATTTTTCAGGGAACAGTGGAAGTGTTTGATGGATATTCAGCAAAATGGGGATTTTCCCTTTCTGACATGACTGCAAATATGGCCGGAACATCCATCTTTGCTTTGCAACAATACTATTGGAATGAGCAAAAGATCATCATTAAAGTTTCCTCATTTCCTAAAACTTATTCAAATGTTTCTGTCATTTCATCAGATGGATTGGCCACAACAGACTTGAATACCAGAGCCAATGACCTATTCGGTTCAGGTTTTTTTGAAAAATACCTTAAAGATTACAATGCGCAGACTTACTGGGCTTCTTTCAATATTCATGCTTTGTTAAATACGGGCAATAAATGGCCAAAGTGGTTAAATTTGGCAATAGGATATGGTGCCGAAAATTTGTTTGGTGGATTCGAAAACAGTTGGTCAAAAGACAATAAAATGTATACTCTAAATACAAATGATTTTCCGCGACATAGTCAGTTTTATATCAGCCCGGACATTGACTTTTCAAAAATAAAAACAAAGAGCCCATTTCTCAAATCACTTTTTACAGGATTAAATGTATTCAAAATGCCTTCTCCTGCTATTGAATTCAACACTCAAGGTCAGGTTGTTTTTCACCTTTTTAAGTAA